From one Anopheles bellator chromosome 1, idAnoBellAS_SP24_06.2, whole genome shotgun sequence genomic stretch:
- the LOC131215250 gene encoding glycosyltransferase 25 family member isoform X1, protein MCSSLRYCFGSLICTLMVIAALFIASLRCDNVELTVKLPTVMIAVLVRNKEHTLPYFFSYLEDLDYPKDRVSLWIRSDHNEDRSIDITKTWLKRCSSLYHSVDFKYRSEGGKRESEKSYTHWNEDRFADVIRLKEEALQTGRRIWADYIFFLDADVFLTNAKTLQSLVDLKMPIVAPMLVSDGLYSNFWCGMTADYYYQRTEDYKKILNYELTGQWPVPMVHSAVLIDLNVAQTRQLTFERRNLPSDRYHGPMDDIIIFAMSANYSGIPMRICNAVQYGYIMVPLEAGETIPGKDWEQLTNVLGYIVNEYGEVKLKDDLQKYVPVVSKDKLSLSRIIMINLERRVERRTNMLKHFDLLGLQVDHFPAVDGKQLTDEKLQQMGIRFLPGYADPFHKRPMTMGEIGCFLSHYYIWEEMVRLEQKEVLILEDDIRFEPFFRRRAYRVLQDARRIGGWDLIYFGRKRLQEEDEKWIDGSEYLVKAGYSYWTLGYVITLEGAKKLLREKPLEKLVPVDEYIPIMFDNHPNDSWAEHFHERTLNAWSAAPLLLYPTHYTGDEGYISDTEDSARIDGTLPGAAGKGSGTMAATNETVRDGKAAEPKKGDKEQLPNAPNLLVADSGLGKSEVNRRSEL, encoded by the exons ATGTGTTCTAGCCTGCGATATTGTTTCGGATCGTTGATCTGTACGCTGATGGTGATCGCGGCCCTATTCATCGCCAGTCTCCGTTGTGATAATGTTGAGCTGACGGTAAAACTGCCAACCGTGATGATTGCGGTTCTGGTGCGCAACAAGGAACATACGCTGCCGTACTTTTTCTCTTACTTGGAAGATTTAGACTACCCGAAGGATCGTGTATCGCTCTG GATACGATCGGACCACAATGAAGATCGCAGCATTGACATCACGAAAACGTGGCTGAAGCGATGCAGCTCCCTTTACCATAGCGTGGACTTTAAGTATCGCAGTGAGGGCGGCAAGCGGGAGAGCGAAAAATCCTACACCCACTGGAACGAGGATCGTTTTGCGGATGTCATTCGGTTGAAGGAAGAAGCCCTGCAAACGGGACGCAGGATATGGGCCGACTATATTTTT TTCCTGGATGCGGACGTGTTCTTGACGAATGCGAAAACACTCCAATCGCTGGTTGACCTCAAGATGCCCATCGTCGCACCGATGCTCGTATCCGATGGGCTTTACTCGAACTTTTGGTGTGGCATGACCGCAGACTATTACTACCAGCGGACGGAGGACTACAAGAAGATCCTTAACTACGAGCTAACGGGTCAGTGGCCGGTACCGATGGTGCATAGTGCGGTTCTGATCGACTTAAATGTTGCTCAAACGCGTCAGCTAACGTTCGAACGCCGTAATTTACCATCCGACCGGTACCACGGCCCGATGGATGATATTATCATTTTTGCGATGTCGGCCAACTACTCCGGGATTCCGATGCGGATTTGCAATGCGGTACAGTATGGCTACATTATGGTTCCGCTGGAGGCCGGCGAAACGATTCCCGGGAAGGACTGGGAGCAGCTCACGAACGTCCTGGGCTACATCGTGAACGAGTACGGTGAAGTGAAGCTGAAGGATGATTTACAGAAATATGTTCCAGTCGTTTCGAA GGACAAGCTTTCACTTTCGCGTATCATCATGATAAACCTCGAGCGGCGAGTGGAGCGAAGGACAAACATGCTGAAACACTTCGATCTCCTCGGGCTACAGGTGGACCACTTTCCGGCAGTCGATGGGAAGCAGTTGACCGACGAAAAGCTACAACAAATGGGCATCCGTTTCCTACCCGGTTATGCGGATCCGTTCCACAAACG CCCAATGACGATGGGAGAAATTGGTTGCTTTCTAAGCCATTACTACATTTGGGAGGAAATGGTTCGCTTAGAGCAGAAAGAAGTGCTCATCCTAGAGGACGACATTCGATTTGAGCCGTTCTTCCGACGACGCGCCTATCGTGTACTACAGGATGCCCGCCGTATCGGAGGTTGGGATTTGATTTACTTCGGCCGAAAGCGTTTGCAGGAGGAGGACGAAAAGTGGATCGACGGTTCGGAGTATCTCGTAAAGGCGGGATATTCCTACTGGACGCTGGGGTACGTCATTACGTTGGAAGGCGCCAAAAAGCTGTTGCGAGAGAAACCCCTGGAAAAACTAGTTCCCGTCGACGAGTACATCCCGATTATGTTCGATAACCATCCGAACGATAGTTGGGCTGAACACTTTCACGAGCGGACGTTGAATGCGTGGAGTGCGGCTCCGCTGTTGCTCTACCCCACACACTACACCGGCGACGAGGGATACATTTCCGACACGGAAGATTCTGCTCGCATCGACGGTACGCTGCCGGGGGCTGCTGGAAAGGGTAGTGGTACTATGGCCGCCACAAATGAAACGGTCCGCGATGGCAAAGCGGCTGAGCCGAAGAAAGGTGACAAGGAACAGCTTCCGAATGCGCCCAACTTACTGGTGGCGGATTCGGGACTCGGCAAGAGCGAG
- the LOC131215250 gene encoding glycosyltransferase 25 family member isoform X2: MCSSLRYCFGSLICTLMVIAALFIASLRCDNVELTVKLPTVMIAVLVRNKEHTLPYFFSYLEDLDYPKDRVSLWIRSDHNEDRSIDITKTWLKRCSSLYHSVDFKYRSEGGKRESEKSYTHWNEDRFADVIRLKEEALQTGRRIWADYIFFLDADVFLTNAKTLQSLVDLKMPIVAPMLVSDGLYSNFWCGMTADYYYQRTEDYKKILNYELTGQWPVPMVHSAVLIDLNVAQTRQLTFERRNLPSDRYHGPMDDIIIFAMSANYSGIPMRICNAVQYGYIMVPLEAGETIPGKDWEQLTNVLGYIVNEYGEVKLKDDLQKYVPVVSKDKLSLSRIIMINLERRVERRTNMLKHFDLLGLQVDHFPAVDGKQLTDEKLQQMGIRFLPGYADPFHKRPMTMGEIGCFLSHYYIWEEMVRLEQKEVLILEDDIRFEPFFRRRAYRVLQDARRIGGWDLIYFGRKRLQEEDEKWIDGSEYLVKAGYSYWTLGYVITLEGAKKLLREKPLEKLVPVDEYIPIMFDNHPNDSWAEHFHERTLNAWSAAPLLLYPTHYTGDEGYISDTEDSARIDAAEPKKGDKEQLPNAPNLLVADSGLGKSEVNRRSEL; this comes from the exons ATGTGTTCTAGCCTGCGATATTGTTTCGGATCGTTGATCTGTACGCTGATGGTGATCGCGGCCCTATTCATCGCCAGTCTCCGTTGTGATAATGTTGAGCTGACGGTAAAACTGCCAACCGTGATGATTGCGGTTCTGGTGCGCAACAAGGAACATACGCTGCCGTACTTTTTCTCTTACTTGGAAGATTTAGACTACCCGAAGGATCGTGTATCGCTCTG GATACGATCGGACCACAATGAAGATCGCAGCATTGACATCACGAAAACGTGGCTGAAGCGATGCAGCTCCCTTTACCATAGCGTGGACTTTAAGTATCGCAGTGAGGGCGGCAAGCGGGAGAGCGAAAAATCCTACACCCACTGGAACGAGGATCGTTTTGCGGATGTCATTCGGTTGAAGGAAGAAGCCCTGCAAACGGGACGCAGGATATGGGCCGACTATATTTTT TTCCTGGATGCGGACGTGTTCTTGACGAATGCGAAAACACTCCAATCGCTGGTTGACCTCAAGATGCCCATCGTCGCACCGATGCTCGTATCCGATGGGCTTTACTCGAACTTTTGGTGTGGCATGACCGCAGACTATTACTACCAGCGGACGGAGGACTACAAGAAGATCCTTAACTACGAGCTAACGGGTCAGTGGCCGGTACCGATGGTGCATAGTGCGGTTCTGATCGACTTAAATGTTGCTCAAACGCGTCAGCTAACGTTCGAACGCCGTAATTTACCATCCGACCGGTACCACGGCCCGATGGATGATATTATCATTTTTGCGATGTCGGCCAACTACTCCGGGATTCCGATGCGGATTTGCAATGCGGTACAGTATGGCTACATTATGGTTCCGCTGGAGGCCGGCGAAACGATTCCCGGGAAGGACTGGGAGCAGCTCACGAACGTCCTGGGCTACATCGTGAACGAGTACGGTGAAGTGAAGCTGAAGGATGATTTACAGAAATATGTTCCAGTCGTTTCGAA GGACAAGCTTTCACTTTCGCGTATCATCATGATAAACCTCGAGCGGCGAGTGGAGCGAAGGACAAACATGCTGAAACACTTCGATCTCCTCGGGCTACAGGTGGACCACTTTCCGGCAGTCGATGGGAAGCAGTTGACCGACGAAAAGCTACAACAAATGGGCATCCGTTTCCTACCCGGTTATGCGGATCCGTTCCACAAACG CCCAATGACGATGGGAGAAATTGGTTGCTTTCTAAGCCATTACTACATTTGGGAGGAAATGGTTCGCTTAGAGCAGAAAGAAGTGCTCATCCTAGAGGACGACATTCGATTTGAGCCGTTCTTCCGACGACGCGCCTATCGTGTACTACAGGATGCCCGCCGTATCGGAGGTTGGGATTTGATTTACTTCGGCCGAAAGCGTTTGCAGGAGGAGGACGAAAAGTGGATCGACGGTTCGGAGTATCTCGTAAAGGCGGGATATTCCTACTGGACGCTGGGGTACGTCATTACGTTGGAAGGCGCCAAAAAGCTGTTGCGAGAGAAACCCCTGGAAAAACTAGTTCCCGTCGACGAGTACATCCCGATTATGTTCGATAACCATCCGAACGATAGTTGGGCTGAACACTTTCACGAGCGGACGTTGAATGCGTGGAGTGCGGCTCCGCTGTTGCTCTACCCCACACACTACACCGGCGACGAGGGATACATTTCCGACACGGAAGATTCTGCTCGCATCGACG CGGCTGAGCCGAAGAAAGGTGACAAGGAACAGCTTCCGAATGCGCCCAACTTACTGGTGGCGGATTCGGGACTCGGCAAGAGCGAG
- the LOC131216618 gene encoding uncharacterized protein C16orf52 homolog A yields the protein MDKLTTISAALFVAADVCAVVSLAMPDWIVTSVGGETRLGLMWTCMTLYNRPQICFTPELQPEWLIALICIFVGCICITTTIILLILSNWDRNVIPYARWVGFTAMVLFCLAAVIFPLGFHVDEIGGQPYHLPHSHQVGISYILFVLSLWITVVSELFAEKVCLPQF from the exons atgGATAAACTCACTACAATCAGTGCTGCCCTGTTCGTGGCTGCCGATGTGTGCGCGGTAGTGAGTCTCGCAATGCCGGATTGGATTGTGACCAGCGTAGGAG GAGAAACGCGACTGGGATTGATGTGGACGTGCATGACGCTGTACAATCGGCCCCAAATATGTTTCACGCCGGAACTGCAACCCGAGTGGCTCATCGCGCTGATATGTATCTTTGTGGGTTGCATCTGCATTACAACCACCATCATTCTGCTGATCTTGAGCAATTGGGATCGGAACGTGATCCCGTACGCACGATGGGTTGGCTTTACTGCCA TGGTTCTGTTTTGCCTAGCGGCGGTCATATTTCCGCTCGGATTTCATGTCGACGAAATTGGTGGCCAACCGTACCATCTGCCCCACTCGCACCAGGTCGGAATCTCGTACATCCTTTTCGTCTTATCCCTCTGGATCACCGTGGTTTCAGAGCTGTTTGCCGAAAAGGTTTGCTTGCCGCAGTTTTAG
- the LOC131206711 gene encoding uncharacterized protein LOC131206711 translates to MSDQDDPLSGQPQTTPRSSLGSGALSYSNSSISPSTSSSGSQGSAKSAVSECLGAWLNYLQIMNNLCAAGYRLAQTIAALEPWAYFDQQSAASQSTPLIGGGATMLPTGSTGSGSQQQLPFASQGIPSHMAFQFITAWDELARASVMATSTVKSHIVSVLQDFKTQPLATVEQESEILHIKEYNQTILQDNAQTMINLQHQFCVASCDAFAQLMCCYQCQTQVGFPHDPECPMVQHPMSAIARTGSDQQRSQTPSPHFGPKMGTAESARLYDRTGSTSTQGSSSDHGTTAYEQTRGPSPHDIRGPSPIQGYLDNIRGPLPNPGHLSGMKAPFYRGSRSPLNFPLFTLNGQRRWSEAAAGEVNSEAALDPESQMRRWSMPWEAKADKTTVHWNQTRLMPISKLAVPAGASVVGGGSKSSHGDRSQSTTPDSTWHSSITSQDGLVEAIQLLSCRPIHRLQAPIMMAPPTIGPPFVEEPSGMQHQMEPQHHSVTGNPSGLYGIWTQQNPPSAILRQQSIQDRMVPPPSMNYISEQDPSIDEQAPP, encoded by the exons ATGAGCGATCAGGATGATCCGCTATCGGGCCAACCCCAAACGACGCCTCGCAGTTCGCTCGGATCGGGCGCATTGTCGTACAGCAACTCCTCTATCTCACCGTCGACGAGTTCGAGCGGCTCGCAAGGATCGGCCAAATCGGCCGTCAGCGAGTGCCTTGGAGCGTGGCTTAACTATTTGCAGATTATGAACAATCTGTGTGCGGCCGGTTACCGTTTGGCGCAAACCATAGCCGCGCTCGAACCGTGGGCCTACTTTGACCAGCAGTCGGCCGCTAGTCAATCTACTCCGCTGATTGGCGGTGGTGCTACAATGCtgcccaccggaagcaccgggagcgggtcgcagcagcagcttccgttcGCTAGTCAGGGCATTCCCTCGCACATGGCGTTCCAGTTCATAACGGCCTGGGACGAGTTGGCTCGTGCATCCGTGATGGCTACGAGCACCGTTAAATCACACATTGTCAGCGTGCTTCAGGACTTTAAAACCCAACCGCTGGCAACGGTGGAGCAGGAAAGCGAAATACTACATATCAAGGAGTACAATCAAACGATCCTGCAGGATAACGCTCAGACGATGATCAACCTGCAGCACCAGTTTTGTGTAGCATCGTGCGACGCATTCGCGCAGCTAATGTGCTGCTACCAGTGCCAAACGCAGGTTGGCTTTCCGCACGATCCCGAGTGTCCTATGGTACAGCACCCGATGTCGGCAATCGCACGAACCGGCAGCGATCAGCAGCGCTCACAAACGCCATCGCCACACTTCGGTCCCAAGATGGGAACGGCGGAAAGCGCACGGCTGTACGATCGCACCGGATCCACCTCGACGCAAGGATCGTCTTCCGATCACGGCACAACGGCCTACGAGCAGACGCGTGGCCCATCGCCGCACGATATTCGTGGGCCGAGCCCAATCCAGGGCTATCTGGACAACATCCGTGGTCCGCTTCCTAATCCGGGCCACCTGTCGGGGATGAAAGCACCGTTTTACCGGGGCTCGCGCTCACCGCTCAACTTTCCTCTCTTCACGCTCAACGGACAGCGGCGCTGGTCGGAAGCGGCCGCAGGCGAAGTAAACTCGGAAGCGGCCCTCGATCCCGAGAGCCAGATGCGACGCTGGTCGATGCCATGGGAAGCCAAGGCCGACAAAACCACCGTTCACTGGAACCAGACGCGGCTGATGCCAATCTCAAAGTTGGCAGTCCCAGCGGGGGCGAgcgtggttggtggtgggtcAAAGTCATCGCACGGTGACCGCAGCCAGAGCACGACACCCGATTCCACCTGGCACTCGTCGATCACAAGCCAGGACGGGTTGGTGGAAGCGATCCAGTTGCTCTCCTGTCGCCCGATTCACCGGCTGCAAGCACCAATAATGATGGCTCCGCCAACCATTGGCCCACCGTTCGTGGAAGAGCCATCCGGAATG CAACATCAAATGGAACCTCAGCACCACAGTGTTACGGGCAATCCGTCCGGTCTGTATGGAATCTGGACGCAGCAAAATCCTCCCAGTGCCATCCTGCGCCAGCAATCGATCCAAGATCGTATGGTTCCGCCGCCATCGATGAACTACATCAGCGAGCAGGACCCGTCGATCGACGAGCAGGCGCCACCGTAG
- the LOC131206712 gene encoding H/ACA ribonucleoprotein complex subunit 2-like protein, which yields MGKIKVEKVEEGEAMDVSVKEEDNYEDKLRNANAISQPMASKKLTKKIHKLIEKASKQKKFLRNGLKDVQVHLRKGETGLVIFAADVTPIEIMCHLPAVCEEKSIPYCYTPSRKDLGKAMGVKRGTVAMMIREHPDYQELYDKLKTEMSTLPVPS from the exons ATGGGCAAGATAAAGGTAGAGAAGGTGGAAGAAGGCGAGGCGATGGACGTTTCGGTGAAGGAGGAAGACAATTACGAAGATAAGCTACGAAACGCGAACGCGATCTCCCAACCGATGGCGTCGAAGAAGCTGACcaaaaaaattcacaaactCATCGAGAAAG CttcgaagcagaaaaagttCCTCCGTAACGGGCTGAAAGACGTTCAGGTTCACCTTCGCAAGGGAGAGACGGG ACTAGTTATCTTTGCCGCGGATGTAACGCCGATCGAAATCATGTGCCACTTGCCGGCCGTGTGCGAGGAAAAGAGCATTCCCTACTGCTACACACCGAGCCGGAAAGACCTCGGCAAGGCGATGGGAGTGAAGCGTGgcacggtggcgatgatgatccGCGAACACCCCGACTATCAAGAGCTGTACGATAAGCTAAAGACGGAGATGTCgacgcttccggtgccgtcgtAA
- the LOC131215673 gene encoding membrane-bound transcription factor site-1 protease, which translates to MRPSLVSPSNTPSHYDGDRIGNSTGRSDTLGYNNYTRPAIGSDGPGNDSAVAGRPAGKPCCDSVNGTTQRGNSSRTHRVVIEFSSNIVQNEYIVQFNGYYKQRERQKLIQTALNGSKVQKWRILPRNNPAQDFASDFDVLALEDTSSESENDGLALLRAHPSIKSISPQRMVHRTLSYIPIRPGQRPPADDDDDPQEDEEEFGADEPELDLDDDETNEFIDFFQKRRLATEEFGPEAATGTNFAPPPPPPANRHTNRRLLRAIPRQITSLLKADVLWNMGITGKGVKVAVFDTGLSKSHPHFKRIKERTNWTNEKTLDDGVSHGTFVAGIISSAKECLGFAPDAELHIFRVFTNNQVSYTSWFLDAFNYAILRKINVLNLSIGGPDFLDQPFVDKVLELSANRVIMVSAIGNDGPLYGTLNNPGDQMDVIGVGGMDYADNIAKFSSRGMTTWELPDGYGRLKPDIVTYGSQVKGSNLNGGCKSLSGTSVASPMVAGAVTLIASGVIDRLEDLNPASMKQALIEGAQRLQDNNMFEQGHGKLNILRSMKLLSTYKPKVTLSPAYLDFTEDYQWPYTTQSLYFSAVPVIANVTILNGMGVSGRVIDRPTWHPYSNEHGALLNVSISYSEQLWPWSGWMAVHIGVNEAGRTFEGIAQGHITLTVQSPPQGTGESEPRNGTVSFAIKVRIIPQPPRRKRILWDQYHSLRYPPGYLPRDNLKIKSDPLDWRADHVHTNFKDMYTHLRNAGYYVEVLGAPYTCFNASLYGTLLLVDPEEEYFAEEIVKLRRDVLEHELSVIVFADWYNTTVMRKIKFYDENTRQWWMPDTGGANVPALNELLAGFGIALGDRVADGYFDMRDHRMYYASGANIVRFPTGNGTIVVERDLLDEGLSITVPDEARPKTRSRTAILGMLQTDRRASGGAGARLQAATPNPGEAGEIVDDGGGEVEDGATIDRDSIINKRILLNLRSLPDEEDDVPNEGGEFREDGGPPPPPPPVSIDAVEVQELGGEPLEEELGPLLRERSKQNNLTSDTRSKKPGNGVGDAVGGRIAVYGDSNCLDSTHLEKPCFWLLDSLLEYTMTGHVTSLLRELNSSRRAEQLEDNQKLPQRMPNNNLHLYSKVLLAHAGPYEKRPLARCERLVWEQPITLNMSTLSGYGPNERLLLLEQEQQHQQQQQQLLVQQRQLQQSNKAPVMPVFGNELDDTINLFPASPVLSANDEPDVPGWRNKKTDKIPPNAPPSIGGGLAVAPTAISPTPMLGGAKTDARMSGSGRTAGAGGGYARDTVAPPSPATVPVDGASTMFYWLTSKGFLVLVGIVLFALLNWLRRTKGLTIKRRLNYVFKKIGF; encoded by the exons ATGCGAC CCAGTCTTGTGTCGCCTAGCAACACACCGTCGCATTACGATGGCGACAGGATCGGCAATAGCACTGGTAGAAGTGATACTTTAGGTTACAATAATTACACCCGGCCTGCCATCGGTAGCGATGGGCCGGGAAACGATTCTGCGgtcgccggccgaccggccggtaaACCTTGCTGTGATAGTGTTAACGGTACCACGCAGAGAGGAAACAGTTCCCGGACACACCGAGTCGTGATTGAGTTTTCCAGTAACATCGTGCAGAACGAGTACATAGTGCAGTTCAATGGCTACTATAAGCAGCGCGAGCGACAGAAACTGATTCAAACCGCGCTGAACGGTTCCAAG GTGCAAAAATGGCGTATCTTGCCACGGAACAATCCGGCACAGGATTTTGCGAGCGACTTCGACGTGCTCGCTTTGGAGGATACGTCGAGCGAGTCAGAGAACGATGGCCTTGCGTTGCTCCGGGCGCACCCTTCCATCAAGAGTATTTCACCACAGCGGATGGTGCACCGGACGTTGAGCTACATCCCGATACGACCCGGGCAGCGACCaccggctgatgatgatgatgatccccAAGAAGATGAGGAGGAATTTGGCGCAGACGAACCCGAACTCGATCTCGATGATGACGAAACGAAtgagtttattgatttttttcaaaaacgaCGACTGGCCACGGAAGAGTTCGGGCCGGAGGCAGCCACGGGAACTAACTTTGCgcctcctccgccaccgccggccaacAGGCACACGAATCGTCGCCTGCTGCGTGCGATTCCGCGTCAGATAACTTCTCTCCTGAAAGCGGACGTGCTCTGGAACATGGGCATCACCGGAAAGGGCGTGAAAGTGGCCGTGTTTGACACCGGCTTATCAAAATCCCATCCACACTTTAAGCGCATCAAGGAGCGTACCAATTGGACGAACGAGAAAACGCTCGACGATGGCGTTAGCCACGGTACGTTCGTGGCCGGTATTATCTCGTCGGCCAAAGAGTGTCTCGGCTTTGCGCCCGACGCCGAGCTGCACATCTTCCGTGTGTTCACCAACAACCAAGTGTCGTACACGTCCTGGTTCCTGGACGCATTCAATTATGCCATTTTGCGGAAAATCAACGTACTGAACCTCAGCATCGGAGGTCCCGATTTTCTTGATCAACCATTTGTCGACAAGGTGCTGGAACTGTCGGCCAACCGGGTGATCATGGTGTCGGCGATCGGCAACGATGGTCCGCTGTACGGAACGCTCAACAACCCGGGCGACCAGATGGACGTGATCGGGGTGGGCGGAATGGACTACGCGGACAACATTGCCAAGTTTAGCTCTCGCGGTATGACCACGTGGGAGCTCCCGGACGGTTACGGGCGACTCAAGCCGGACATCGTCACGTACGGCAGCCAGGTGAAGGGCAGCAATCTGAATGGCGGCTGTAAGTCGCTGTCCGGGACGTCGGTCGCCTCGCCGATGGTAGCCGGAGCGGTAACGCTGATAGCGAGCggagtgatcgatcgattggagGACCTGAATCCGGCTTCGATGAAGCAAGCGCTCATCGAAGGTGCGCAGCGCCTGCAGGACAATAACATGTTTGAGCAAGGTCACGGCAAGCTGAACATTCTGCGCAGCATGAAGCTCCTGTCGACGTACAAACCGAAGGTGACGCTGTCACCGGCCTATCTCGACTTCACCGAGGACTACCAGTGGCCGTACACGACGCAAAGTCTGTACTTCAGCGCGGTTCCGGTGATTGCCAACGTGACCATCCTCAACGGGATGGGTGTGAGCGGTCGGGTGATCGACCGTCCCACCTGGCACCCGTACAGCAACGAGCACGGTGCCCTGCTAAACGTGTCGATCAGCTACTCCGAGCAACTGTGGCCATGGTCCGGCTGGATGGCGGTGCACATCGGGGTGAACGAGGCAGGGCGCACCTTCGAAGGCATCGCCCAGGGCCACATTACGCTCACGGTACAGAGCCCACCGCAGGGTACCGGCGAAAGTgaaccacggaacggaacggttagCTTTGCGATCAAGGTGCGCATCATTCCTCAGCCACCGCGTCGGAAGCGTATCCTGTGGGATCAGTACCATAGTTTGCGGTACCCGCCCGGCTACCTACCGCGGGACAATCTGAAGATCAAGTCGGACCCACTCGATTGGCGGGCCGATCACGTGCACACCAATTTCAAGGACATGTACACGCACCTGCGCAACGCGGGATACTACGTGGAGGTCCTCGGGGCCCCGTACACCTGTTTCAACGCTTCGCTTTACGGGACACTGTTGCTGGTCGATCCGGAAGAGGAATACTTTGCCGAGGAGATCGTGAAACTGCGCCGGGATGTGCTCGAGCACGAGCTGAGCGTGATCGTGTTCGCCGACTGGTACAACACGACCGTGATGCGAAAGATCAAGTTCTACGATGAAAACACGCGGCAATGGTGGATGCCGGATACGGGCGGTGCCAATGTGCCGGCGTTGAACGAGCTGCTCGCTGGGTTCGGGATCGCGCTCGGGGATCGCGTGGCCGATGGGTACTTTGATATGCGCGATCACCGGATGTACTACGCGTCGGGTGCAAACATCGTACGCTTTCCGACCGGGAACGGCACGATCGTGGTCGAGAGGGACCTGCTCGACGAAGGGCTGAGTATTACGGTGCCGGACGAGGCACGGCCCAAAACGCGCTCGAGAACGGCCATTCTCGGCATGCTGCAGACGGatcggcgagcgagcggagGGGCGGGCGCAAGGCTACAAGCGGCCACACCGAATCCGGGCGAGGCCGGCGAGATCGTGGACGACGGAGGAGGAGAAGTCGAAGATGGGGCCACGATCGACCGGGATTCGATCATCAATAAGCGCATTCTGCTCAACCTGCGATCGCTTCCGGATGAGGAGGACGATGTGCCGAACGAAGGCGGAGAGTTCCGCGAAGACGGGGgccctccgccgccaccgcctccggtGTCCATCGACGCGGTGGAAGTGCAGGAGCTCGGTGGTGAACCGCTCGAGGAAGAACTCGGCCCGCTGCTGAGGGAACGctcgaagcaaaacaacttGACTTCCGATACACGCTCTAAAAAGCCTGGTAACGGGGTCGGGGATGCGGTCGGTGGACGGATTGCGGTCTACGGCGACTCGAACTGTCTCGATTCGACGCACCTGGAGAAGCCGTGCTTCTGGTTGCTGGATTCGCTGCTCGAGTACACGATGACCGGTCACGTGACGAGTTTGCTGCGCGAGCTCAACAGCAGTCGGCGAGCGGAACAGCTGGAGG ATAATCAAAAACTTCCGCAGAGGAtgcccaacaacaacctgcACCTCTACTCGAAGGTTCTGCTGGCCCATGCGGGACCGTACGAGAAGCGACCACTGGCTCGATGCGAGCGGCTGGTCTGGGAGCAACCGATCACGCTGAACATGTCGACGCTCAGCGGATACGGTCCGAACGAGcggctcctgctgctcgaacaggaacagcagcaccagcagcaacagcagcaactgctCGTCCAGCAACGGCAGCTGCAGCAATCGAACAAAGCCCCGGTCATGCCCGTGTTTGGCAACGAGCTAGACGACACCATCAATCTTTTCC CAGCGTCCCCGGTGCTGAGTGCCAACGATGAGCCGGATGTGCCCGGCTGGCGGAACAAGAAGACGGACAAAATCCCTCCCAACGCGCCACCCTCGATCGGTGGAGGGCTGGCAGTGGCCCCGACGGCCATTAGCCCCACGCCGATGCTCGGTGGGGCCAAGACGGACGCGCGGATGTCCGGGTCGGGACGAACGGCGGGAGCCGGCGGTGGGTACGCTCGTGACACAGTagcaccaccgtcgccggccacggtgccggtggatggCGCTTCGACGATGTTCTACTGGCTCACGTCGAAGGGATTCCTGGTGCTCGTCGGCATCGTGCTGTTCGCGCTGCTGAACTGGCTCCGCCGGACGAAAGGGCTCACCATCAAGCGGCGGCTGAATTACGTTTTCAAAAAGATTGGCTTCTAA
- the LOC131205978 gene encoding histone H2B, translated as MAPKTSGKAAKKSGKAQKNISKSDKKKKRKTRKESYAIYIYKVLKQVHPDTGISSKAMSIMNSFVNDIFERIAAEASRLAHYNKRSTITSREIQTAVRLLLPGELAKHAVSEGTKAVTKYTSSK; from the coding sequence ATGGCACCGAAAACCAGCGGAAAGGCGGCGAAGAAGTCCGGCAAGGCGCAGAAGAACATCTCCAAGTcggacaagaagaagaagcgcaagACCCGCAAGGAGAGCTACGCCATCTACATCTACAAGGTCCTGAAGCAGGTCCACCCGGACACCGGCATCTCGTCGAAGGCGATGAGCATCATGAACAGCTTCGTGAACGACATCTTCGAGCGGATTGCGGCCGAGGCGTCGCGGCTGGCGCACTACAACAAGCGGTCTACGATCACGTCCCGGGAAATCCAGACGGCCGTgcgcttgctgctgcccggtgaGCTGGCCAAGCACGCCGTGTCCGAGGGCACGAAGGCCGTCACCAAGTACACCAGCTCGAAGTAA